From Halostella salina, one genomic window encodes:
- a CDS encoding Tfx family DNA-binding protein — protein MSDGDDAVAGIEGGVDGLLDRVGFDPAESVLTRRQAEVLALRQRGAAQSAIADLLGTSRANVSSVEASARTNVEKARETVAFADALKAPVQVEVDPGTDLYDVPQRVYDACDEAGVKVSYTAPDLMKTVSDAAGDAVTGREVRTALLVGVTSDGNVRVRQPE, from the coding sequence ATGAGCGACGGGGACGACGCAGTAGCGGGGATCGAGGGCGGCGTCGACGGGCTGCTGGACCGGGTCGGGTTCGACCCGGCCGAGAGCGTGCTGACCCGCCGGCAGGCGGAGGTGCTGGCGCTGCGGCAGCGCGGCGCGGCCCAGTCCGCCATCGCCGACCTGCTCGGCACCTCCCGGGCGAACGTCTCCAGCGTCGAGGCGAGCGCGCGGACCAACGTCGAGAAGGCCCGGGAGACGGTGGCGTTCGCCGACGCGCTGAAAGCGCCGGTACAGGTCGAGGTCGACCCCGGGACGGACCTGTACGACGTGCCCCAGCGCGTCTACGACGCCTGCGACGAGGCGGGCGTGAAGGTGAGCTACACCGCCCCCGACCTGATGAAGACCGTCAGCGACGCCGCCGGCGACGCGGTCACCGGCCGCGAAGTGCGGACGGCGCTGCTCGTCGGCGTCACCAGCGACGGCAACGTCCGGGTCCGACAGCCGGAGTGA
- a CDS encoding cupin domain-containing protein, which yields MSTITTGRPLDEDGTPTDGPALQLDPDGPAADLLRESSRPLASSPGAGLWATILSYPDDDATPPELLLFLAPDALELPSHVHPDDPETFRAVEGEFTLVVEGEPQRLAPGESYTVDPGQEHGFRNDTDGFVAVHATLPWTLTIDTQYTFFGLDHEGQFGDDGEYGEPGFLHGMVMSEAISDGTKIAGLPTAVQRLLWATVGRVAKARGHAAVDERYLRDEFWRANVEQPDL from the coding sequence ATGTCGACGATCACGACCGGCCGCCCCCTCGACGAGGACGGCACCCCGACCGACGGTCCTGCCCTCCAGCTTGACCCCGACGGCCCCGCCGCAGACCTGCTCCGCGAATCCTCCCGTCCCCTCGCGTCCAGCCCCGGCGCTGGGCTGTGGGCGACGATACTGTCGTATCCGGACGACGACGCGACGCCCCCGGAACTGCTCCTGTTTCTCGCGCCCGACGCGCTCGAACTTCCGTCCCACGTCCACCCCGACGACCCCGAGACGTTCCGCGCTGTCGAGGGCGAGTTCACGCTCGTCGTCGAGGGGGAACCCCAGCGGCTCGCACCGGGCGAGTCCTACACCGTCGATCCTGGGCAGGAACACGGCTTCCGCAACGACACCGACGGGTTCGTCGCGGTCCACGCGACGCTGCCCTGGACGCTGACGATAGACACGCAGTACACCTTCTTCGGACTGGACCACGAGGGACAGTTCGGCGACGACGGCGAGTACGGCGAACCGGGCTTCCTCCACGGGATGGTGATGAGTGAGGCCATCAGCGACGGCACGAAGATCGCAGGGCTGCCGACTGCCGTCCAGCGACTCCTGTGGGCCACCGTCGGCCGGGTTGCGAAGGCGCGTGGCCACGCCGCCGTCGACGAGCGGTACCTCCGCGACGAGTTCTGGCGGGCGAACGTCGAGCAGCCGGACCTGTAG
- a CDS encoding Zn-dependent hydrolase, giving the protein MTADTSVTVDGDRFRDRFDAFNEIGATEAGGVNRPALSDANKQARDRLVEWFREAGLDVRVDAMGNIFGRREGRDPDAATVLFGSHVDSQYNGGRYDGVVGVLGALEVVEALNDAGVETDRPIEIVAWSNEEGVRFQPDMLGSGVYAAEFDLEYAYGREDDEGRTFGEELERIGYRGDAPCEPGDLHCYFELHVEQGPFLEREGVPVAAVEGVYGFAWLNVTFEGQANHAGPTPMTMRRDAFVGAADVTKAVRELTATEGTDLVGTVGSVDVWPNAINVIPERVEFTVDLRSYDNATVAAAVERVRNEVAWAAEREGLDHEVEEIMRIDADPFDEGCIETVVEAAEDAGCEYTRLVSGAGHDANYLNTVTPTSMIFVPSVDGVSHRESEFTEWDDVVAGTEVLLRAVRKRAEG; this is encoded by the coding sequence GTGACCGCGGATACGTCGGTCACGGTCGACGGGGACCGGTTCCGCGACCGGTTCGACGCGTTCAACGAGATCGGCGCGACGGAGGCCGGTGGGGTGAACCGGCCGGCGCTCTCGGACGCGAACAAGCAGGCTCGGGACCGCCTCGTCGAGTGGTTCCGCGAGGCGGGGCTGGACGTGCGGGTCGACGCGATGGGCAACATCTTCGGCCGGCGCGAGGGCCGCGATCCGGACGCCGCAACCGTCCTGTTCGGCTCGCACGTCGACAGCCAGTACAACGGCGGCCGGTACGACGGGGTCGTCGGCGTGCTCGGCGCGCTGGAGGTCGTCGAGGCGCTGAACGACGCCGGCGTCGAGACCGACCGCCCCATAGAGATCGTCGCCTGGAGCAACGAGGAGGGCGTCCGCTTCCAGCCGGACATGCTCGGCAGCGGCGTGTACGCCGCCGAGTTCGACCTGGAGTACGCCTACGGGCGCGAGGACGACGAGGGGCGGACCTTCGGCGAGGAACTGGAGCGGATCGGCTACAGGGGCGACGCGCCCTGCGAGCCGGGCGACCTCCACTGTTACTTCGAGTTGCACGTCGAGCAGGGGCCGTTCCTCGAACGGGAGGGCGTCCCCGTGGCGGCCGTCGAGGGCGTGTACGGCTTCGCCTGGCTGAACGTCACGTTCGAGGGGCAGGCCAACCACGCCGGCCCGACGCCGATGACCATGCGCCGCGACGCCTTCGTCGGGGCGGCCGACGTGACGAAGGCGGTCCGGGAGCTGACCGCGACCGAAGGCACGGACCTCGTCGGCACGGTCGGCAGCGTCGACGTATGGCCGAACGCGATCAACGTCATCCCCGAGCGCGTCGAGTTCACGGTCGACCTCCGGTCGTACGACAACGCGACCGTCGCTGCCGCCGTCGAGCGCGTCCGCAACGAGGTCGCGTGGGCCGCCGAGCGGGAGGGGCTCGACCACGAGGTCGAGGAGATCATGCGCATCGACGCGGACCCGTTCGACGAGGGCTGCATCGAGACGGTCGTCGAGGCCGCCGAGGACGCCGGCTGCGAGTACACGCGGCTGGTCAGCGGCGCGGGCCACGACGCCAACTACCTCAACACGGTGACGCCGACGAGCATGATCTTCGTCCCGAGCGTCGACGGCGTCAGCCACCGCGAGAGCGAGTTCACCGAGTGGGACGACGTGGTCGCGGGGACCGAGGTGCTGCTCCGGGCCGTCCGAAAGCGGGCCGAGGGCTAA
- a CDS encoding TRAM domain-containing protein produces the protein MADCPLADECPSFSERIEGMGCQHYGDRGGKEWCNHYSQPIEDLKTQPVKPKEKLVVDVEDIHESGAGVGRTEDGFIVLVDGVLPEARAKVQITEVHSNHARAEEVERLPMEDDDTDEGDDGDDIDDTETADEDGSSPREQLGSRDNFWGS, from the coding sequence ATGGCGGACTGTCCACTCGCCGACGAATGCCCCAGTTTCTCCGAGCGGATCGAGGGAATGGGGTGCCAGCACTACGGCGACCGCGGCGGAAAGGAGTGGTGCAACCACTACAGCCAGCCGATAGAGGACCTGAAGACCCAGCCCGTGAAGCCGAAGGAGAAGCTGGTCGTCGACGTGGAGGACATCCACGAGAGCGGTGCGGGCGTCGGCCGCACCGAGGACGGGTTCATCGTGCTCGTCGACGGCGTCCTCCCGGAGGCGCGGGCGAAGGTGCAGATCACCGAGGTCCACTCGAACCACGCCCGCGCCGAGGAGGTCGAGCGCCTCCCGATGGAGGACGACGACACCGACGAGGGCGACGACGGCGACGACATCGATGACACCGAAACCGCGGACGAGGACGGCAGCAGTCCCCGGGAACAGCTCGGGAGCCGAGACAACTTCTGGGGGTCGTGA
- the thrC gene encoding threonine synthase gives MTMDHVETLECTLCEAEYDPDQVMYTCPEHEGVAGILEVIYDYDAINDAFDADVDGVIDSQWKYEAFLPVHDDAEVVTLGEGGTDLFDAPHLSDALGVETLVKDDGRNPTGCFKDRASSIAVTKAKRAGRDVVTCASTGNAAASLAGYAARGGLDCRIFVPGDAPEGKLAQPLVYGADVLAVEGSYDEAYDLSVDVTDAYGWYNRNAAINPFQVEGKRTVGHELAEQSAVRGEVPDWIAFSMGDGCTTAGAWKGFREFHELGYVDDTPKMLGVQAEGASAIHDAFHEHGDADEVAETVADSIAVGRPRNTVKACRALEESDGTAVLVDDEAILDAETLLGRTEGIYAEPAGAAAVAGVRQAVAEGVIDRDETVVVNSTGFGLKDTAGAQRATEGVTPIDPRIEEVSALYGGPDPATEGAE, from the coding sequence ATGACAATGGACCACGTGGAGACGCTGGAGTGTACTCTCTGTGAGGCCGAGTACGACCCGGACCAGGTGATGTACACCTGCCCGGAGCACGAGGGCGTCGCGGGCATTCTGGAAGTGATCTACGACTACGACGCCATCAACGACGCGTTCGACGCCGACGTGGACGGCGTCATCGACAGCCAGTGGAAGTACGAGGCGTTCCTGCCGGTCCACGACGACGCCGAAGTCGTCACGCTCGGCGAGGGCGGCACGGACCTGTTCGACGCGCCGCACCTGAGCGACGCGCTCGGCGTCGAGACGCTCGTCAAGGACGACGGTCGGAACCCGACCGGCTGCTTCAAGGACCGGGCGAGTTCGATCGCGGTCACGAAGGCGAAGCGGGCCGGCAGAGACGTGGTCACCTGCGCGTCGACCGGCAACGCCGCGGCGTCGCTCGCGGGCTACGCCGCCCGCGGCGGCCTCGACTGCCGGATCTTCGTCCCCGGCGACGCGCCCGAGGGGAAGCTCGCCCAGCCGCTCGTCTACGGCGCGGACGTGCTCGCGGTCGAGGGCTCCTACGACGAGGCGTACGACCTGAGCGTCGACGTGACCGACGCGTACGGCTGGTACAACCGGAACGCGGCGATCAACCCGTTCCAGGTCGAGGGCAAGCGCACGGTCGGCCACGAACTCGCCGAGCAGTCGGCCGTCCGCGGCGAGGTGCCCGACTGGATCGCCTTCTCGATGGGCGACGGCTGCACGACCGCCGGCGCGTGGAAGGGGTTCCGGGAGTTCCACGAACTCGGCTACGTCGACGACACCCCGAAGATGCTCGGCGTGCAGGCCGAGGGCGCGTCGGCGATCCACGACGCGTTCCACGAGCACGGCGACGCCGACGAGGTCGCGGAGACGGTGGCCGACAGCATCGCCGTCGGGCGACCGCGAAACACCGTCAAGGCCTGCCGGGCGCTGGAGGAGAGCGACGGCACCGCCGTCCTCGTGGACGACGAGGCCATCCTCGACGCCGAGACGCTGCTCGGCCGGACCGAAGGGATCTACGCCGAACCGGCCGGCGCGGCGGCGGTCGCCGGCGTCAGGCAGGCGGTGGCGGAGGGCGTGATCGACCGCGACGAGACGGTCGTCGTCAACTCGACCGGCTTCGGGCTGAAGGACACCGCGGGCGCACAGCGGGCGACCGAGGGCGTCACCCCGATCGACCCCCGGATCGAGGAGGTGTCGGCGCTGTACGGCGGACCGGACCCCGCAACGGAGGGTGCGGAGTGA